From the genome of Eucalyptus grandis isolate ANBG69807.140 chromosome 2, ASM1654582v1, whole genome shotgun sequence, one region includes:
- the LOC104430636 gene encoding serine/threonine-protein kinase EDR1, producing the protein MQEHKVIDYEEKVADGFDDAYVISTDSRLQGTNFMSMDSAGPSSSMDSTTDKVVDDVNVGDEIQWEDLDIDELIGQGSYGKVYHASWNGTDVAVKEFWDQDDFRQEVRIMRGLRHPNVVLFMGAVARPPSIIMEFLPRGSLDGYIHRPDCPIDEECRINMALDGARGMNYLHTRVPTIVHRDLKSSNLLVDQNWNVKVCDFGSSHLMSDTSLSSKSTAGTPEWMAPEVLRNEPSNEKCDVYSFGVILWELATLRKPWTGMNQVQVADAVGIQNRRLEIPREVDPLVRKIISECWQTDPNSRPSFAQLIVSLESVQRLVIPS; encoded by the exons ATGCAGGAACATAAGGTGATTGATTATGAGGAGAAAGTGGCGGATGGGTTTGATGATGCTTATGTCATCTCCACTGACTCAAGACTCCAAGGGACAAACTTCATGTCGATGGATTCAGCAGGCCCCAGTTCATCAATGGATAGTACTACTGATAAAGTAGTTGATGATGTTAATGTTGGTGATGAGATTCAATGGGAAGATTTGgacattgatgaattgatcggacAAG GCTCTTATGGAAAGGTCTATCATGCTTCCTGGAATGGCACG GACGTGGCTGTGAAGGAATTTTGGGATCAGGATGACTTCAGACAAGAA GTGCGAATAATGCGTGGACTGCGTCATCCAAATGTTGTTCTTTTCATGGGTGCTGTGGCCCGTCCTCCGTCTATTATTATGGAGTTTCTTCCAAG GGGAAGCTTGGACGGATATATACATCGTCCTGACTGTCCAATTGATGAGGAATGTAGGATAAATATGGCCCTTGATGGG GCAAGGGGAATGAATTACTTGCACACACGTGTCCCAACAATAGTTCATCGAGATTTGAAATCATCAAATCTTCTCGTCGACCAAAACTGGAATGTCAAA GTTTGTGATTTTGGGTCGTCACACCTGATGTCCGATACTTCCTTGTCATCCAAGTCAACCGCTGGAACG CCTGAGTGGATGGCACCAGAAGTTCTCCGCAATGAACCGTCGAATGAAAA ATGTGACGTCTATAGTTTTGGGGTCATTCTCTGGGAGCTTGCCACGTTGAGAAAACCCTGGACTGGGATGAACCAAGTGCAGGTTGCAGATGCCGTAGGTATTCAAAATCGCCGCCTCGAGATCCCCAGAGAAGTCGATCCCCTGGTTAGAAAGATCATCTCGGAATGTTGGCAGAC GGATCCAAATTCGCGGCCCTCTTTTGCACAGCTCATTGTATCTCTTGAGTCCGTGCAGCGGCTTGTAATTCCTTCTTGA